The following proteins are co-located in the Triticum aestivum cultivar Chinese Spring chromosome 1A, IWGSC CS RefSeq v2.1, whole genome shotgun sequence genome:
- the LOC123063744 gene encoding photosystem I assembly factor PSA3, chloroplastic, whose amino-acid sequence MGTAVLPVAHKLSLASPFLPCHRRPCRPPAQQHCRRRRHGAVVAYMEPDPNSPAAILGRIVGALPVVGLVARILSDDGGVGGDTVDFAEFRRRVSKKCTVMDSQAFYDFNDRRGKVGDPFYVLLCCWLAAIGAGLLKTEEILEGVARLRMSNDIEYEEETFLDMMKIAREKRAKSKSQAPVIPMEARAEKALEAIYVCCFGQDMVEPEDERLLCTMLNAVFPSVGRPAVERMVSTVAKEVASGERRGPGAKVVPKEVAQRQLKDLEFLKQNKLDSI is encoded by the exons ATGGGGACAGCAGTGCTGCCCGTCGCCCACAAGCTCTCGCTCGCCTCCCCCTTCCTCCCGTGCCACCGGCGGCCCTGCCGTCCCCCCGCCCAGCAGCACTGCCGGCGCCGGCGCCATGGGGCGGTGGTGGCCTACATGGAGCCGGACCCGAACTCGCCGGCGGCCATCCTGGGCCGCATCGTCGGGGCCCTCCCCGTGGTGGGCCTGGTGGCGCGCATCCTGAGCGacgacggcggcgtcggcggcgacacCGTCGACTTCGCCGAGTTCCGCCGCCGCGTCAGCAAGAAGTGCACCGTCATGGACTCCCAGGCCTTCTACGACTTCAACGACCGCCGCGGCAAG gTGGGAGACCCCTTCTACGTCCTGCTCTGCTGCTGGCTGGCCGCCATTGGCGCCGGGCTGCTGAAAACGGAGGAGATCCTGGAAGGCGTGGCCCGGCTCCGCATGTCCAACGACATCGAGTACGAGGAGGAGACCTTCCTCGACATGATGAAGATTGCAAGGGAG AAACGGGCAAAGTCGAAGAGCCAGGCGCCGGTGATACCGATGGAGGCGCGGGCGGAGAAGGCGCTGGAGGCCATCTACGTGTGCTGCTTCGGGCAGGACATGGTGGAGCCGGAGGACGAGCGGCTGCTGTGCACCATGCTGAACGCGGTGTTCCCGTCGGTGGGGAGGCCGGCGGTGGAGAGGATGGTGTCCACCGTGGCCAAGGAGGTGGCCTCCGGCGAGAGGAGGGGCCCCGGCGCCAAGGTGGTGCCCAAGGAGGTGGCGCAGCGGCAGCTCAAGGACCTCGAGTTCCTCAAGCAGAACAAGCTGGACTCGATATGA
- the LOC123063752 gene encoding F-box protein At5g52880, with translation MPVRRRAPRPQDTGVVKRYAEMGIAAALSRPWDYPTACRELAELLRHGYAGLPKPAQALAAADVLVAFRLLPDVQTEYALAAANGLLLAVETSLPKQKKSQAVSEFKCSVVLHKRRAKVQQEPDPPDIPNDVLVHIFSFLDTRSLVAASLVCWSWNSSANDNKLWRMNYSLFFSTSHLRSNSTLVSSGVLAQNNVDPVFDDPNLNWKEVFYKKHAEHISWSAASNRAICQQCRSVLWLSNLTRAAPHHCPKKGKDEIKLMPLLPYAVACYILKAQDQPSSSSDSNDSDSDSEINVPRRLWNSRV, from the exons ATGCCGGTGCGGCGGCGGGCCCCGCGGCCGCAGGACACGGGGGTGGTGAAGAGGTACGCGGAGATGGGGATAGCGGCCGCGCTGTCGCGGCCGTGGGACTACCCGACGGCGTGCCGCGAGCTGGCCGAGCTCCTGCGCCACGGCTACGCGGGCCTCCCCAAGCCCGCCcaggccctcgccgccgccgacgtgcTCGTCGCGTTCCGCCTCCTCCCCGA TGTGCAGACAGAATATGCATTAGCGGCAGCCAATGGTCTTCTCCTAGCAGTAGAAACTTCCCTGCCAAAGCAAAAGAAGTCACAAGCTGTTTCAGAGTTCAAGTGTTCTGTTGTTTTACATAAAAGGCGGGCTAAAGTCCAACAAGAGCCTG ACCCCCCAGACATACCAAAtgatgtgcttgttcatatctttAGTTTTCTGGACACGCGTTCGTTGGTGGCTGCTAgtcttgtttgctg GTCTTGGAATTCATCTGCAAACGACAACAAGCTGTGGAGAATGAACTACTCCCTTTTCTTTAGCACGTCCCATTTGCGCTCCAATAGCACGCTTGTCTCCAGTGGTGTTCTTGCACAGAATAATGTGGATCCAGTATTTGATGATCCCAATTTGAACTGGAAAGAGGTTTTCTACAAGAAGCATGCAG AGCACATAAGCTGGAGTGCCGCATCAAATAGAGCAATATGCCAGCAATGCCGTTCAGTTCTCTGGCTGAGCAACTTGACGCGTGCTGCTCCTCACCATTGTCCTAAGAAAGGAAAAGATGAAATAAAACTAATGCCCCTGTTACCTTATGCA GTTGCTTGTTACATATTAAAAGCTCAAGATCAACCATCTTCATCGTCTGACAGTAACGATTCAGATAGTGATTCTGAAATCAATGTGCCGAGGCGACTTTGGAATTCTCGTGTTTGA